One genomic segment of Hordeum vulgare subsp. vulgare chromosome 2H, MorexV3_pseudomolecules_assembly, whole genome shotgun sequence includes these proteins:
- the LOC123429552 gene encoding serine carboxypeptidase II-3-like produces MPAEAEKQSTMRKAVLMLLLAVVQCLALGCGTAAAARARQGDHLRRLRRSSSLAAVEGPSSATADRRPKLVPAAEAGSKEADRVDALPGQPRGVDFAQYAGYVTVDAAAGRALFYYLAEAAGGNGNGNKPKPFLLWLNGGPGCSSLGYGAMEELGPFRVMSDGKTLYRNPYSWNRAANVLFLESPAGVGYSYSNTTADYDRSGDNRTAEDAYIFLVSWLQRFPEYKGREFYIAGESYAGHFAPQLAHAILRHASPAINLKGVMIGNAVINDGTDKKGTFDFYWTHALISDETADGVSRNCNFTNGAESNDLCDEANDDVVENLRNIDNYNIYAPNCQTEGLVTPPITPSVESFDTCTSNYVEAYLNKPDVQKALHANVTRLDRPWLACSEVFTRWVDSAATVLPIIRELMENNIRVWVYSGDTDGNVPVTATRYSINQLQLPVAVKWRRWFSSTKGAGEVGGYVVQYKGGLSLVTVRGAGHEVPSYQPQRALQLLQGFLAGTTLPDCKKC; encoded by the exons ATGCCTGCAGAAGCTGAGAAACAGAGCACCATGAGGAAGGCCGTGCTGATGTTGTTGCTGGCGGTGGTGCAATGCCTCGCGCTGGGCTGCGGCACGGCAGCGGCGGCCAGGGCGCGGCAGGGCGACCACCTGCGCCGGCTGCGCCGGTCGTCGTCGCTGGCGGCCGTGGAGGGCCCGAGCAGCGCGACGGCTGACAGAAGACCCAAGCTGGTGCCGGCGGCGGAGGCCGGCAGCAAGGAGGCCGACCGCGTGGATGCGCTGCCCGGGCAGCCGCGCGGCGTGGACTTCGCGCAGTACGCCGGGTACGTGACGGTGGACGCGGCGGCCGGGCGCGCGCTGTTCTACTACCTCGCCGAGGCCGCcggcggcaacggcaacggcaacaagCCCAAGCCCTTCCTCCTGTGGCTCAACGGTGGCCCCGGGTGCTCGTCGCTGGGGTACGGCGCCATGGAAGAGCTCGGCCCGTTCCGCGTCATGAGCGACGGCAAGACGCTCTACCGCAACCCCTACTCCTGGAACCGCG CGGCGAACGTGCTGTTCTTGGAGAGCCCGGCGGGGGTGGGGTACTCGTACTCCAACACGACGGCGGACTACGACCGGAGCGGGGACAACCGGACGGCGGAGGACGCGTACATTTTCCTGGTCAGCTGGCTGCAGCGCTTTCCGGAGTACAAGGGCCGCGAGTTCTACATCGCCGGCGAGAGCTACGCCGGCCACTTCGCGCCGCAGCTCGCCCACGCCATCCTCCGCCACGCCTCCCCGGCCATCAACCTCAAAGGGGTCATG ATTGGGAACGCGGTGATCAATGACGGGACGGACAAGAAGGGCACGTTCGACTTCTACTGGACGCACGCGCTCATCTCCGACGAGACGGCCGACGGCGTCAGCAGAAACTGCAACTTCACCAATGGCGCAGAGTCGAATGACCTCTGCGACGAAGCCAACGACGACGTGGTCGAGAACCTCCGGAACATCGACAATTACAACATCTACGCGCCCAACTGCCAGACGGAAGGGCTCGTCACGCCGCCCATCACCCCCTCG GTGGAGAGCTTTGATACGTGCACAAGTAATTATGTGGAGGCCTACCTCAACAAGCCGGATGTACAGAAGGCGCTCCACGCAAACGTCACCCGCCTCGACCGCCCTTGGTTAGCTTGCAG TGAGGTCTTCACGCGCTGGGTTGACAGCGCCGCAACTGTTTTGCCCATTATCCGGGAGCTGATGGAAAACAACATCAGAGTCTGGGTGTACAG CGGAGACACCGACGGGAACGTGCCGGTCACCGCCACCCGATACTCCATCAACCAGCTCCAGCTCCCCGTGGCAGTGAAATGGAGGCGGTGGTTCAGCAGCACCAAG GGCGCTGGAGAGGTGGGCGGATACGTGGTGCAGTACAAGGGCGGCCTGAGCTTGGTGACCGTGAGAGGAGCGGGCCACGAGGTCCCTAGCTACCAGCCGCAGCGAGCGCTCCAGCTTCTCCAGGGCTTCCTCGCCGGCACAACGCTCCCTGACTGCAAGAAATGCTAG